A DNA window from Polynucleobacter sp. AP-Titi-500A-B4 contains the following coding sequences:
- a CDS encoding DUF6803 family protein, with product MNMTHYMELLAVNQPWNLIIFMAIPIVLAETLAITELYLLFTRKFDGAVYYLNRFSGIAVGVYFVGIIYYIVTNAIIPITQAGEWRTVIDVIAVSTYVIAGLPLIWIALQELGLVNRALDQMGKLKIHAICVALFLVFGHIAMIAGMLDPSILGYKGANTHQMSGNSDHEFCHPDGHGDMMKQHQKMMNDQKPMNNKGHNH from the coding sequence ATGAACATGACTCACTACATGGAGTTATTGGCTGTTAATCAGCCCTGGAATTTAATTATTTTTATGGCCATCCCAATCGTCTTAGCAGAGACTTTAGCTATTACTGAACTATATCTACTCTTTACTCGCAAGTTCGATGGTGCTGTTTATTACCTCAATCGCTTTTCTGGAATTGCTGTAGGCGTTTACTTTGTTGGGATCATTTACTACATTGTGACTAACGCCATAATTCCCATTACACAGGCAGGCGAGTGGAGAACAGTGATTGATGTAATTGCTGTCAGCACTTATGTCATCGCAGGATTGCCGCTGATCTGGATTGCCCTACAAGAGTTGGGTTTAGTTAATCGAGCACTAGACCAAATGGGTAAGTTAAAAATTCATGCGATATGTGTTGCATTGTTCTTGGTGTTTGGACACATCGCCATGATTGCCGGCATGCTTGATCCAAGTATTCTGGGATACAAGGGCGCCAATACTCATCAAATGAGTGGTAACTCGGATCATGAGTTTTGCCATCCAGATGGGCATGGTGACATGATGAAGCAACATCAGAAAATGATGAACGATCAAAAGCCAATGAATAATAAAGGCCATAACCACTAA
- a CDS encoding tetratricopeptide repeat protein, with amino-acid sequence MKSFIKQCIAFFLMFNLSIALSQTNSPALQSQIDKANTGDAGAMNMVGNFYANGSGVDKNLYEAKKWYEAAAKKGYAAGYFNLGLMYERGEIVPKDINKAMELYKTAANGGLPAAQKKLDALASQSSAPVAIPNQPVQPQSPVPAVQTPTPTAQGAKPANNQLNKAQVIELAANEIGGPEGWGKCMVAHTVLDLSATNSPLPPKLAKQNQGIGVLLGEIRQYYLRSGFTDAYLGQFIKAYRPTINTGDQALDALIPCNNKLNSATALWNGK; translated from the coding sequence ATGAAAAGCTTCATAAAACAATGCATAGCTTTTTTCTTGATGTTTAATCTATCAATAGCGCTTAGTCAAACCAATTCTCCAGCACTCCAATCGCAAATTGATAAAGCGAATACTGGAGATGCTGGGGCCATGAATATGGTTGGCAATTTTTATGCTAATGGATCAGGGGTCGATAAGAACCTATATGAAGCAAAAAAGTGGTATGAAGCGGCTGCAAAAAAAGGATATGCTGCAGGATATTTTAATTTAGGATTAATGTATGAACGGGGCGAAATAGTGCCCAAAGATATTAATAAGGCAATGGAGCTTTATAAGACTGCTGCCAATGGTGGATTACCAGCAGCACAAAAGAAATTGGATGCATTAGCTTCACAATCTTCAGCGCCAGTAGCAATACCTAATCAACCAGTGCAACCCCAATCACCAGTTCCAGCAGTTCAAACACCCACCCCTACGGCACAAGGGGCTAAGCCTGCAAACAACCAATTAAATAAAGCCCAAGTTATTGAGCTAGCCGCAAATGAAATAGGGGGGCCTGAGGGCTGGGGTAAATGCATGGTGGCGCATACGGTTTTAGATTTGTCGGCTACAAATAGCCCATTACCCCCCAAATTGGCCAAGCAAAATCAGGGAATTGGGGTACTGCTTGGAGAAATTCGGCAATACTATCTTCGAAGTGGGTTTACCGATGCATACCTAGGTCAATTTATTAAAGCCTATAGACCAACGATTAATACTGGCGATCAAGCCTTAGATGCATTAATTCCGTGCAATAACAAGCTTAATTCTGCAACGGCATTATGGAATGGAAAATAA